In Asterias rubens chromosome 10, eAstRub1.3, whole genome shotgun sequence, the following proteins share a genomic window:
- the LOC117295535 gene encoding complement C1q and tumor necrosis factor-related protein 9-like produces MVATTTSSPKDDDRFCFFTNGPPPLMMPSVPGVPGVPGTHGVPGAPGPAGPKGMKGDDGAMIERTQGDPGVQGVPGPTGPRGEKGNEGQEGREGQEGRKGDKGETGQPGQTGPTVLTEIKGNGHPGVPGEKGDKGEAGAPSDPLSSKMGNFSGIPQKVAFTATRTSSFRANAGDVILFPPMDVITNVGGTFDGDTGIFTSKFDGVHFFLFSLYRFSAIKDIAVSLVHDGRVVVTATSGALNGDTDQVTSGAVLELDVGDKVWLEIVYDGTTISSDDKRFTSFTGFML; encoded by the coding sequence ATGGTAGCAACAACAACCTCGTCTCCAAAGGACGACGACAGGTTCTGCTTTTTTACTAACGGTCCTCCTCCCCTGATGATGCCATCCGTTCCGGGCGTACCGGGCGTTCCTGGAACACACGGGGTACCTGGTGCCCCCGGACCAGCTGGACCTAAAGGAATGAAAGGTGATGATGGGGCGATGATTGAGAGGACACAGGGTGACCCCGGAGTCCAAGGAGTCCCTGGACCCACAGGACCCAGAGGAGAGAAAGGTAACGAGGGTCAGGAGGGTCGAGAGGGCCAAGAAGGTCGGAAGGGTGATAAGGGTGAGACAGGACAGCCCGGTCAGACTGGACCAACAGTGCTAACAGAAATAAAAGGGAATGGTCACCCAGGTGTTCCCGGTGAAAAGGGGGACAAAGGTGAGGCTGGAGCTCCTTCGGATCCGTTGTCGTCCAAAATGGGTAACTTTTCAGGAATTCCTCAAAAGGTGGCGTTCACCGCAACGCGAACTTCAAGTTTCAGGGCCAACGCTGGTGACGTCATTCTATTCCCACCAATGGACGTCATCACTAACGTAGGCGGGACATTCGATGGTGACACAGGCATCTTTACCAGCAAGTTTGATGGTGTCCATTTCTTCCTGTTTTCCCTGTATAGGTTCTCCGCCATTAAAGACATTGCAGTAAGTCTTGTCCACGACGGCAGAGTGGTCGTCACTGCGACGAGTGGCGCCCTCAATGGTGATACAGATCAAGTGACAAGTGGGGCCGTGTTGGAGCTGGACGTCGGCGACAAAGTTTGGTTGGAAATAGTCTACGATGGGACGACTATATCTAGTGACGATAAACGGTTCACGTCGTTCACTGGATTTATGCTTTAA